A section of the Bryobacteraceae bacterium genome encodes:
- the mfd gene encoding transcription-repair-coupling factor, with the protein MAMTHAAVRELFESLARSEPFRRLVRFLSARESGRVYLSGLTPTAKALYVALLWEALEQPCLVIAESQTAAEAWIEALDTFHAILRGGAPAPSPLLVPAWDVLPGQGLSPHGEIKEQRAAGLCRLAAGRASVVVTPVEAALQRLRPPEAYLQMAVTVRTGEEIPMEDLAAHLLSIGYQRRDPVEMEGEFSIRGGIFDVFPAEAQRPVRLEFFGDTVESLRRFDPETQRSVASIGEVTILPMEETPLRRERLEEFSARAGVAVPPGGEPFSGWEFFALAEEKPASSLEDFLGSPIVIYDEPESLHAAADRLWKKLETLAAQSPAPPEQFYFHWGELAASHPSRREIELRELLLESQLPPETVSIEVRSQPGTAYRNHLRAAIEDARELAAQGWQVVFFAPTPGDIERLADIFSEYSLPFQLGADDGSGAHPAPGGRAFMAVESAAVHLVQGRLARGTRLPDERLALVGSRDLFEAVYDVQPVRARAHAALFTPETLELKPGDYVVHAQHGIGRFTALRQITTDGVTEDFMVVEYAGGDRLYVPLMRLDLIQKYRGAGEAAPALDKLGGVTWARTKARVKAKMRDMAEELLKLYAARKIAEGFAFSPDSAWQREFEDAFEYTPTRDQLQAAAEIKRDMESPHPMDRLLCGDVGFGKTEVAMRAAFKALGDGKQVAVLAPTTVLALQHYETFRKRFAPFPVRVEMLSRFRTPREIRAILADLAEGKVDILIGTHRILSRDVVFADLGLLIIDEEQRFGVRHKERLKQLRQSVDVLTMSATPIPRTLHMALLGLRDMSVIETPPKDRLAVQTVVARFHPELIRTAIEQELDRGGQVYFIHNRVESIWSRAAMLQELVPRARVAVGHGQMGEEELERVLVSFMRRESDVFVCTTIVENGLDIPLANTMIIENAQNYGLSELYQLRGRVGRSNRRAYAYLLVPDDGELTEVARKRLAALKEFSDLGSGFKIAALDLELRGAGNLLGGEQHGHIASVGYETYVKLLEETARELRGEAVTPELHSSLNLGLDVRIPQGYIADEQQRLRAYKRIADSGDPARAQALLEELADRYGPAPDEVRLLVEFSQLKSLAERCGIESMDRRGGAVLIKFHPGAPIDPQRLMRVVSATPQAQFTPAGVLRMPLPASDAAGLLAFLRQLLEGLRA; encoded by the coding sequence ATGGCGATGACGCACGCGGCCGTTCGGGAGCTGTTCGAGTCGCTCGCAAGATCGGAGCCGTTCCGGCGGCTGGTGCGGTTTCTCTCGGCGCGCGAATCGGGCCGGGTGTACCTGAGCGGCCTGACGCCCACCGCCAAGGCGCTGTATGTGGCGCTGCTCTGGGAGGCGCTGGAGCAGCCGTGTCTGGTGATCGCCGAGTCGCAGACGGCGGCCGAAGCCTGGATTGAAGCTCTCGACACCTTCCATGCCATCCTTCGCGGCGGCGCTCCGGCCCCTTCGCCGCTGCTGGTGCCCGCATGGGACGTCCTTCCCGGACAGGGGCTCTCGCCCCACGGCGAGATCAAGGAACAGCGCGCGGCCGGCCTGTGCCGGCTCGCCGCCGGCCGCGCCTCCGTGGTCGTTACCCCCGTGGAGGCGGCGCTTCAGCGCCTTCGCCCGCCGGAGGCCTACCTTCAGATGGCAGTCACCGTGCGCACGGGCGAGGAAATCCCGATGGAGGACCTGGCCGCGCACCTGCTTTCCATCGGATATCAGCGCCGGGATCCGGTGGAAATGGAGGGTGAATTTTCCATCCGCGGGGGGATTTTTGATGTATTCCCCGCGGAAGCACAGCGGCCGGTGCGGCTGGAATTTTTCGGGGACACGGTGGAAAGCCTTCGCCGTTTCGACCCGGAGACCCAGCGGTCCGTCGCTTCCATTGGCGAGGTGACCATCCTGCCCATGGAAGAGACGCCGCTCCGCCGCGAGCGGCTGGAGGAATTCTCCGCCCGCGCGGGCGTGGCGGTTCCGCCAGGGGGCGAGCCATTTTCCGGCTGGGAATTCTTCGCGCTGGCGGAGGAAAAACCGGCCTCAAGCCTCGAAGATTTCCTCGGCTCGCCGATCGTCATTTATGACGAACCGGAATCGCTGCATGCGGCCGCGGACAGACTGTGGAAGAAACTGGAGACGCTGGCCGCGCAGAGTCCGGCGCCGCCGGAGCAGTTCTATTTCCACTGGGGCGAGCTGGCTGCCAGCCATCCGTCGCGGCGGGAAATCGAGCTCCGCGAACTGTTGCTGGAAAGCCAGCTGCCGCCTGAAACCGTGTCCATCGAGGTTCGGTCTCAACCCGGCACGGCCTACCGAAACCATCTGCGGGCGGCCATTGAGGATGCGCGCGAGCTGGCCGCACAGGGATGGCAGGTCGTGTTTTTCGCCCCAACGCCGGGCGACATCGAGCGGCTGGCCGACATCTTCAGCGAGTATTCCCTGCCCTTCCAGCTCGGCGCGGACGACGGCTCCGGAGCGCATCCGGCGCCGGGCGGGCGCGCGTTCATGGCGGTGGAAAGCGCGGCGGTCCATCTGGTGCAAGGCCGCCTGGCGCGCGGCACGCGGCTCCCTGACGAGCGGCTGGCGCTGGTCGGCAGCCGGGACCTGTTCGAAGCGGTCTACGACGTGCAGCCGGTCCGTGCGCGCGCGCACGCGGCGCTGTTCACGCCAGAGACGCTGGAACTCAAGCCGGGCGATTATGTCGTCCACGCGCAGCACGGCATCGGCCGCTTCACGGCGCTGCGGCAAATCACCACCGATGGAGTCACAGAGGACTTCATGGTGGTCGAATATGCCGGCGGCGACCGGCTTTATGTGCCGCTGATGCGGCTGGACCTGATCCAGAAATACCGCGGAGCCGGCGAGGCCGCGCCGGCGCTGGACAAACTGGGCGGGGTCACCTGGGCGCGGACAAAGGCGCGCGTCAAGGCGAAGATGCGCGACATGGCCGAGGAGCTGCTGAAGCTCTATGCGGCCCGCAAGATCGCCGAGGGCTTCGCCTTTTCGCCGGACTCGGCCTGGCAACGGGAATTCGAAGATGCCTTCGAATACACGCCGACGCGCGACCAGCTCCAGGCGGCCGCCGAGATCAAGCGCGACATGGAGTCACCGCATCCGATGGACCGCCTCCTGTGCGGAGACGTCGGATTCGGCAAGACGGAAGTGGCGATGCGGGCGGCGTTCAAGGCGCTGGGCGACGGCAAGCAGGTGGCCGTGCTGGCGCCGACGACGGTGCTCGCCTTGCAGCACTACGAAACGTTCCGGAAACGCTTTGCACCGTTCCCGGTGCGGGTGGAAATGCTCAGCCGTTTCCGCACGCCGCGCGAGATCAGGGCGATCCTGGCCGATCTGGCCGAGGGCAAGGTGGACATCCTGATCGGCACGCACCGGATCCTTTCCAGGGATGTCGTTTTCGCCGACCTCGGGCTGCTGATCATCGACGAGGAGCAGCGCTTCGGCGTGCGCCACAAGGAGCGCCTGAAGCAGCTCCGCCAGAGCGTGGACGTGCTGACGATGTCGGCCACGCCCATTCCGCGCACGCTGCACATGGCGCTGCTCGGGCTGCGCGACATGAGCGTGATCGAGACGCCGCCAAAGGACCGGCTGGCGGTGCAGACCGTGGTGGCGCGCTTCCACCCGGAACTGATCCGGACGGCGATCGAACAGGAGCTGGACCGCGGCGGGCAGGTCTATTTCATCCACAACCGGGTGGAGTCGATCTGGTCGCGCGCGGCGATGCTCCAGGAGCTGGTGCCGCGGGCGCGCGTCGCCGTCGGCCACGGCCAGATGGGCGAGGAAGAGCTGGAGCGGGTGCTCGTGTCGTTCATGCGGCGCGAGTCTGACGTGTTCGTCTGCACCACCATCGTGGAAAACGGGCTGGACATTCCGCTGGCCAACACGATGATCATTGAAAACGCACAGAACTACGGGCTGAGCGAGCTCTACCAGTTGCGCGGGCGCGTGGGGCGCTCCAACCGGCGCGCCTACGCCTATCTGCTGGTGCCCGATGATGGCGAGCTGACCGAAGTGGCGCGCAAGCGGCTGGCGGCCCTGAAGGAGTTTTCCGACCTGGGTTCGGGCTTCAAGATCGCCGCGCTGGACCTGGAGCTGCGCGGCGCCGGCAACCTGCTGGGCGGCGAGCAACACGGCCACATTGCGAGCGTCGGCTACGAGACCTACGTCAAGTTGCTGGAGGAGACGGCGCGGGAGCTGCGCGGGGAAGCGGTAACGCCGGAGCTGCATTCGTCGCTCAACCTGGGGCTCGACGTGCGCATCCCGCAGGGCTACATTGCCGACGAGCAGCAGCGGCTGCGCGCCTACAAGCGCATCGCCGACTCGGGCGACCCGGCGCGCGCGCAGGCGCTGCTCGAGGAGCTGGCCGACCGCTACGGGCCGGCGCCGGACGAGGTGCGGTTGCTGGTGGAGTTCTCGCAACTGAAATCGCTCGCGGAACGGTGCGGCATCGAGTCGATGGACCGACGCGGAGGCGCGGTGCTCATCAAGTTCCACCCGGGCGCGCCGATTGATCCGCAGCGGCTGATGCGGGTGGTTTCGGCAACCCCGCAGGCGCAGTTCACGCCGGCGGGCGTGCTCCGGATGCCCCTGCCCGCGTCCGATGCCGCCGGGCTGCTGGCCTTCCTGCGGCAGTTGCTGGAAGGTCTTCGGGCCTGA
- the yhaM gene encoding HD family phosphohydrolase — MKSPMCSDLAPGQSVQGVFLVQSKDVRQKRTGEPYLSLVLTDRTGEIDAKMWDNVADVADTFDRDDFVRVRGETQLYQNRLQLTIYSLQRLPDSEVDLEDFLPVSRRDPAEMWAELEGIVESIGNPHLKALLKAIFQDPAIAEAYRQAPAAKGIHHAWLGGLLEHVLSMCALARFMAAHYPGIDLDLLLTGVLLHDIGKIRELDYSRSFSYTVEGGLVGHIQIGLRIIAEHLPAGFPPKLRNLVEHMVLSHHGQLEFGSPKLPCFPEAMLLHLIDLTDSRMAAMAASIQREKGSPGVWTGYNAALERNLLDREKYMREAEPSSRPAPAPSPKSTRMTPFAEALFSALNEGKGK; from the coding sequence ATGAAGTCCCCCATGTGCAGCGACCTCGCCCCGGGGCAAAGCGTGCAGGGCGTTTTTCTGGTCCAGTCGAAGGACGTCCGGCAGAAGCGGACCGGGGAGCCGTATCTTTCACTGGTGCTCACGGACCGCACCGGCGAGATCGACGCCAAGATGTGGGACAACGTCGCCGACGTGGCCGACACCTTCGACCGCGACGACTTCGTCCGCGTGCGAGGAGAGACGCAGCTCTACCAGAACCGTCTGCAACTGACGATCTACTCGCTGCAACGCCTGCCGGACAGCGAAGTCGACCTGGAGGACTTTCTCCCGGTCTCGCGGCGGGATCCGGCCGAGATGTGGGCGGAACTGGAGGGCATTGTCGAGTCGATTGGCAATCCGCACCTCAAGGCGCTGCTGAAGGCGATCTTCCAGGACCCGGCCATCGCCGAGGCCTACCGGCAGGCGCCGGCGGCAAAGGGCATCCACCATGCATGGCTCGGCGGGCTGCTGGAGCATGTGCTCAGCATGTGCGCGCTGGCGCGGTTCATGGCGGCGCACTATCCGGGCATCGACCTCGACCTCCTGCTGACCGGCGTGCTGCTGCATGACATCGGCAAGATCCGGGAACTGGATTACTCGCGGAGCTTTTCCTACACGGTGGAGGGCGGACTGGTGGGGCACATCCAGATCGGATTGCGCATCATCGCCGAGCATCTGCCTGCCGGTTTCCCGCCGAAGCTGCGCAACCTGGTCGAGCACATGGTGCTCAGCCACCACGGGCAGCTCGAGTTCGGCAGCCCGAAGCTGCCCTGTTTCCCTGAGGCCATGCTGCTGCATCTCATCGACCTCACAGACTCGCGCATGGCGGCGATGGCAGCCTCCATTCAGCGCGAGAAGGGCTCGCCGGGCGTCTGGACGGGCTACAATGCAGCATTGGAGCGCAACCTGCTGGACCGGGAGAAATACATGAGGGAGGCCGAGCCTTCTTCCAGACCCGCACCCGCGCCGTCGCCGAAGAGCACACGGATGACGCCCTTCGCCGAAGCCCTGTTCTCCGCCCTGAACGAGGGCAAGGGGAAGTAA
- a CDS encoding glucokinase, which translates to MSILALDIGGTKFSAALFRDGRMARRETRRTDREGGREWMLDQLAGIGRAWRAEAAFSAIGVGFGGPVDFPSQQVVLSTHVGGWKDFDLPAWLRSEFGVPVLMDNDANVGALGEGLHGAGRGFRPLFYMTLSTGIGGGILLEEGVYRGADSYAGEIGHLNVRPEGPPCLCGSNGCLERMCCGLWLERDYGRPAQELMQDPAFVEDYVVDLARGLKAAIMLLNPARIVIGGGISKAGDALFVPLRAELRRQITSWSRARLDVVPAALGDDSVLWGAYELGRQAQGQ; encoded by the coding sequence ATGAGCATTCTGGCACTCGACATCGGCGGTACGAAATTTTCCGCCGCGCTCTTTCGTGACGGTCGCATGGCGCGGCGCGAAACCCGGCGCACGGACCGTGAGGGCGGCCGCGAGTGGATGCTCGACCAGCTTGCCGGCATCGGACGCGCCTGGCGCGCCGAAGCGGCCTTCTCCGCCATCGGCGTCGGCTTCGGCGGCCCTGTGGACTTCCCCTCGCAGCAGGTGGTGCTGTCAACGCACGTCGGCGGCTGGAAGGACTTCGACCTGCCCGCATGGCTGCGTAGCGAGTTCGGCGTGCCGGTGCTGATGGACAACGACGCCAACGTGGGAGCGCTTGGCGAAGGACTGCACGGGGCCGGGCGCGGCTTCCGGCCGCTGTTCTATATGACGCTTTCCACGGGCATCGGCGGCGGCATTCTCCTGGAGGAGGGCGTCTACCGCGGCGCAGACTCTTACGCGGGCGAGATCGGCCATCTGAATGTCAGGCCGGAAGGGCCGCCTTGCCTTTGTGGATCCAACGGCTGCCTGGAACGCATGTGCTGCGGGCTGTGGCTTGAGCGCGACTACGGCCGCCCGGCGCAGGAGCTGATGCAGGACCCGGCGTTTGTCGAGGACTATGTGGTCGATCTCGCCCGCGGCCTGAAGGCGGCCATCATGCTGTTGAACCCGGCGCGCATCGTCATTGGCGGCGGCATCAGCAAGGCGGGCGACGCGCTGTTCGTCCCGCTCCGTGCAGAGCTGCGGCGGCAGATCACTTCGTGGTCCCGGGCGCGGCTGGACGTCGTGCCCGCCGCGCTCGGCGATGACAGCGTGCTATGGGGCGCTTATGAACTCGGGCGTCAGGCGCAGGGACAATAG
- a CDS encoding ABC transporter ATP-binding protein gives MGVLLTCQGASKQFGAAVLFQGLTLAVHEGERHGLVGPNGAGKSTLLKILAGIETPDSGVISLRKGARLAWVSQEPEFPPGATAGSVLESAAHDEVAAKTFLGQAGFRDPRVAVESLSGGWRKRLALAAALAARPDLLLLDEPTNHLDIAGIEWLEETLIDSGLAVIAVSHDRYFLENIATHMMELNRAFPGGLFRVDGNYSAYLEKREQFFAAQAKAQEALAAKVRREIEWLRRGAKARTRKARARVEAAQAMMGALEQMNTRMASAAARIDFTSTDRRTKKLIELDAVSAALGGRELFRDVSLVLSPGRRLGVAGPNGSGKTSFLRLLVGELSPARGEVRRAPALRMVYFEQHRRQADPSLPLRRALAPEGDTVIYLGRPMHVNGWARRFLFREEQLEQPVASLSGGERARLHLARLMLEPADVLLLDEPTNDLDIPTLEVLEDSLLEFPGAVVLVTHDRYLMDRVANGVLGLDGEGGSGLFADLAQWEEWLDARQRERSGPVRAEAPAPPRPAPPKKRLSYLEQREYEQIEQRIAEAEARLGEAQARLQAPETVCDPAKLEACWQQVRAAQEEVDRLYARWAELEAKLQ, from the coding sequence ATGGGCGTTCTGCTCACCTGCCAGGGAGCCTCCAAACAATTTGGCGCGGCTGTGTTGTTTCAGGGCCTCACGCTCGCGGTTCATGAAGGGGAGCGCCACGGCCTGGTCGGGCCGAACGGCGCCGGGAAATCCACGCTGCTGAAGATCCTTGCCGGCATCGAAACGCCCGACTCGGGCGTGATCTCGCTGCGCAAGGGGGCGAGGCTCGCCTGGGTCAGCCAGGAGCCGGAGTTTCCGCCGGGCGCCACCGCCGGAAGCGTCCTCGAGTCCGCCGCCCACGACGAGGTCGCCGCAAAGACGTTCCTCGGCCAGGCGGGATTTCGCGACCCTCGCGTTGCCGTGGAAAGCCTCTCCGGCGGCTGGCGCAAGCGCCTGGCGCTGGCCGCGGCCCTGGCCGCCAGGCCGGATCTGCTGCTGTTGGACGAGCCCACCAACCACCTCGACATCGCCGGCATCGAATGGCTGGAAGAGACGCTCATTGATTCCGGCCTCGCCGTCATCGCCGTCAGCCACGACCGGTACTTTCTGGAAAACATCGCCACTCACATGATGGAGCTGAACCGCGCCTTCCCGGGCGGCCTGTTCCGGGTGGACGGCAACTACAGCGCCTATCTGGAAAAGCGCGAGCAGTTCTTCGCGGCGCAGGCGAAGGCGCAGGAGGCGCTGGCCGCGAAGGTGCGCCGCGAGATTGAATGGCTGCGGCGCGGCGCGAAGGCACGCACGCGCAAGGCGCGCGCCCGCGTCGAGGCGGCCCAGGCGATGATGGGCGCTCTCGAACAGATGAACACGCGCATGGCCTCCGCCGCAGCGCGCATCGATTTCACCTCCACGGACCGGCGCACGAAGAAGCTGATCGAGCTCGATGCCGTCTCGGCCGCCCTCGGCGGACGCGAGCTGTTCCGGGATGTCTCGCTGGTCCTCTCTCCGGGGCGCAGGCTCGGCGTGGCCGGACCCAATGGGAGCGGCAAGACGAGCTTCCTCAGGCTGCTCGTCGGCGAGCTGAGTCCTGCCCGTGGCGAAGTCCGCCGAGCGCCGGCTCTGCGCATGGTCTACTTCGAGCAGCACCGCCGGCAGGCGGACCCCTCGCTGCCGCTCCGCCGCGCGCTGGCGCCGGAAGGCGACACGGTGATCTACCTCGGCCGGCCCATGCACGTCAATGGCTGGGCCAGGCGCTTCCTCTTCCGGGAGGAGCAGCTCGAGCAGCCGGTGGCAAGCCTTTCCGGCGGCGAACGCGCGCGTCTGCATCTGGCCCGGCTGATGCTGGAACCGGCCGACGTACTGCTGCTCGACGAGCCGACGAACGACCTCGACATCCCAACTCTCGAGGTGCTCGAGGACAGCCTGCTCGAATTTCCCGGCGCGGTGGTTCTTGTGACGCACGACCGCTACCTGATGGATCGCGTGGCCAACGGCGTTCTGGGGCTTGACGGCGAGGGCGGCAGCGGCCTCTTCGCCGACCTGGCTCAATGGGAGGAATGGCTGGACGCTCGCCAGCGCGAGCGCAGCGGCCCCGTCCGGGCCGAAGCTCCTGCGCCTCCGCGCCCTGCGCCGCCAAAGAAACGCCTGTCCTATCTCGAACAGCGCGAATATGAACAGATCGAGCAGCGCATCGCCGAAGCCGAGGCAAGGCTCGGCGAGGCGCAGGCGCGGCTCCAGGCGCCGGAGACCGTGTGCGACCCGGCGAAGCTGGAAGCCTGCTGGCAGCAGGTGCGCGCCGCGCAGGAGGAAGTGGATCGCCTCTATGCGCGCTGGGCGGAGCTGGAAGCAAAGCTCCAGTGA
- a CDS encoding amidophosphoribosyltransferase: protein MPDDCRVCGRPLETFSSVPVCPACLAPPEPFSPEYACLRCRTPFLNPRPLNEDGLCRLCASGATAFDAAWTCGAYEGRLRDLIHLFKYGRMIPLARLFGRMMARAYPRDQRFDFLVPVPVHWRRRFGRGFDQSLLLARELSRHTGIPVLAALRRKRHTAAQAGLTRRQRRDNIRGCFEVKEPARVRGARLLVIDDVLTTGATANAAADTLRRGGAACVAVFTLARADRRPATLLTADSSREVSQA from the coding sequence TTGCCGGATGATTGCCGCGTTTGCGGACGGCCGCTGGAAACATTTTCCTCCGTTCCTGTCTGTCCTGCCTGCCTTGCGCCTCCGGAGCCCTTCTCGCCGGAGTATGCCTGCCTCCGCTGCCGGACGCCGTTCCTCAATCCGCGGCCGCTGAACGAGGACGGGCTCTGCCGGCTGTGCGCCTCCGGAGCCACCGCCTTCGACGCGGCCTGGACCTGCGGCGCCTACGAGGGCCGGCTGAGAGACCTGATCCATCTGTTCAAGTACGGCCGGATGATCCCGCTCGCGCGCCTGTTCGGGCGCATGATGGCGCGCGCCTACCCGCGCGACCAGAGGTTCGATTTTCTGGTGCCGGTGCCCGTGCACTGGCGCCGGCGATTCGGGCGCGGTTTTGACCAGTCGCTGCTGCTTGCCCGCGAGCTGTCGCGGCACACCGGCATCCCGGTGCTCGCCGCATTGCGCCGGAAACGGCATACGGCCGCGCAGGCCGGGCTGACGCGGCGGCAGCGGCGCGACAACATCCGCGGCTGCTTCGAGGTGAAAGAGCCCGCCAGGGTGCGCGGCGCTCGCCTGCTGGTCATCGATGATGTGTTGACCACCGGAGCCACGGCCAACGCGGCCGCGGACACGTTGCGCCGCGGCGGCGCAGCCTGCGTGGCCGTGTTTACCCTGGCCCGGGCCGACCGGCGGCCGGCAACCCTTCTGACGGCTGATTCCTCCCGCGAGGTGTCCCAGGCATGA
- a CDS encoding peptidylprolyl isomerase, which yields MSILRLGLSAALAAFTLSAGEPVIVEQIIAKVNGDIITRSDLARARQELEASLRQRGLPPARIAEALAQSEKDLLRDKIDNLLLIQRGKELNINVDNEVSKYLGQIQAENKIADPEKFQQWIRENTGMTYEDFRAELRNNFLAQRVLAQEVYSKVNIPRRQIEEYYEKNKQSFVRKERVILREILVSTQGMDEAGVAAAEKKARDIVARARKGERFTDLVREFSESITARQGGLLDPFEKGVLDPKLEQLVWDKEKGYVSDPVRVPAGWLILRVEDHQKEGLAELSEVESEIREKLASEIMMPKVREYLSELRRNSFIEIRQPWVDTGAVPGQRTDWNDPALLRAETVTKEEVAAQARMKRLLYFLPIPGTSITDTSKSSSK from the coding sequence ATGAGTATCCTCCGGCTGGGCCTTTCGGCCGCGCTGGCTGCGTTCACGCTGAGCGCGGGCGAACCGGTGATCGTCGAACAGATCATCGCCAAGGTGAACGGCGACATCATTACGCGCTCCGACCTCGCCCGGGCGCGCCAGGAGCTGGAGGCAAGCCTGCGCCAGCGCGGCCTGCCACCGGCACGCATCGCCGAAGCGCTGGCCCAGTCCGAAAAGGACCTGCTGCGGGACAAGATCGACAACCTGCTGCTCATCCAGCGCGGCAAGGAACTCAACATCAATGTCGATAACGAGGTGTCGAAGTATCTGGGGCAGATCCAGGCCGAAAACAAGATCGCGGATCCCGAGAAATTCCAGCAGTGGATCCGCGAGAACACCGGAATGACCTACGAGGACTTCCGCGCCGAACTGCGCAACAACTTCCTCGCCCAGCGCGTGCTCGCGCAGGAGGTCTACAGCAAGGTGAACATCCCGCGGCGCCAGATTGAGGAATACTATGAGAAAAACAAGCAGTCGTTCGTCCGCAAGGAACGTGTCATCCTGCGAGAGATTCTGGTGAGCACGCAGGGCATGGACGAGGCGGGCGTGGCCGCGGCGGAGAAGAAAGCGCGCGACATCGTCGCCCGGGCGCGCAAGGGAGAACGGTTCACCGACCTGGTGCGCGAGTTCAGCGAGAGCATCACCGCGCGGCAGGGCGGACTGCTGGACCCGTTCGAGAAGGGCGTGCTGGATCCAAAGCTCGAACAACTCGTCTGGGACAAGGAGAAGGGCTACGTGTCTGACCCCGTCCGCGTGCCCGCCGGATGGCTGATCCTGCGCGTCGAAGACCACCAGAAGGAAGGGCTCGCGGAGCTGTCCGAAGTGGAGAGTGAGATTCGCGAAAAGCTCGCCAGCGAAATCATGATGCCCAAAGTGCGCGAATATCTCAGCGAACTCCGGCGCAATTCGTTCATCGAAATCCGCCAGCCGTGGGTCGACACCGGCGCGGTGCCGGGGCAGCGCACTGACTGGAACGACCCGGCGCTGCTGCGCGCAGAGACGGTCACCAAGGAAGAAGTCGCCGCCCAAGCCCGGATGAAGCGGCTGCTGTATTTTCTCCCGATTCCCGGAACTTCCATCACTGACACGAGCAAATCCTCCAGCAAGTAG
- a CDS encoding phosphoheptose isomerase produces MKPIDFIADYQNRLAATLGRLPLDRIAKAAEWLREAREEDRQIFVCGNGGSAATASHFVCDVLKGCSYGRGKRFRILALHDNLPTLTAYSNDVSYEQALVEPLKNYARPGDLLIALSGSGNSPNVLHAVEWANANGLRTIGLTGRDGGRLGPLVQLQIHVPDMHMGRIEDGHMIVLHMLGYYFMETESTVGGC; encoded by the coding sequence ATGAAACCCATCGACTTCATTGCGGATTATCAGAACCGCCTGGCCGCCACGCTGGGCCGGCTGCCGCTCGACAGGATCGCCAAAGCGGCCGAATGGCTCCGCGAGGCGCGCGAGGAGGACCGTCAGATCTTCGTCTGCGGAAACGGCGGCAGCGCCGCCACCGCATCGCATTTCGTCTGCGATGTGCTCAAAGGCTGTTCGTACGGTCGCGGCAAACGCTTCCGCATTCTCGCCCTCCACGACAACCTGCCAACGCTGACGGCGTATTCGAACGACGTGAGCTACGAACAGGCGCTGGTCGAACCGCTGAAGAATTACGCCCGGCCCGGCGACCTGTTGATCGCGCTCAGCGGATCCGGCAATTCGCCGAACGTGCTGCATGCGGTGGAGTGGGCCAACGCGAACGGACTGCGCACCATCGGACTCACCGGCCGCGATGGCGGCCGCCTCGGCCCCCTGGTCCAGCTTCAGATTCATGTGCCCGACATGCACATGGGCCGTATCGAAGACGGGCACATGATCGTGCTGCACATGCTCGGCTACTACTTCATGGAGACCGAAAGCACCGTCGGCGGGTGCTGA
- a CDS encoding HNH endonuclease, protein MNANIDRLHTPVLVLNASYEPINICAARRALVLILKGVARAEEHSPIVFQAPRATFQLPSVIRLLDYRRIPRQNRALSRKNILMRDRYTCQYCYRTLPAAELTLDHVIPRSRGGETSWENLVACCHACNNRKGNRTPEEAGMKLLRPPRPYNLHTGRHIMRLLGKSDERWQKYLFY, encoded by the coding sequence ATGAACGCGAACATTGACCGACTCCACACGCCCGTGCTCGTGCTGAACGCGAGCTATGAGCCGATCAATATCTGCGCCGCGCGCCGAGCGCTTGTGCTGATCCTCAAGGGAGTGGCGCGCGCCGAGGAGCACAGCCCGATCGTGTTCCAGGCGCCGCGCGCCACCTTCCAGCTTCCCAGCGTCATCCGGCTGCTTGACTACCGGCGGATCCCGCGCCAGAACCGCGCGCTCAGCCGCAAGAACATCCTGATGCGGGACCGCTACACCTGCCAGTACTGCTACAGGACGCTCCCCGCGGCCGAGCTGACGCTGGATCATGTGATCCCCCGCTCCCGCGGCGGAGAAACGAGCTGGGAGAATCTGGTCGCCTGCTGCCATGCCTGCAACAACCGCAAGGGCAACCGCACGCCGGAAGAAGCGGGCATGAAGCTGCTGCGCCCGCCGCGGCCCTACAACCTGCACACCGGACGACACATCATGCGGCTGCTTGGCAAGAGCGACGAGCGTTGGCAGAAGTATCTGTTTTATTGA